From Achromobacter spanius, a single genomic window includes:
- a CDS encoding tetratricopeptide repeat protein produces the protein MEGMIERLEAMLAKGTDNLLLRFSLGKAYAEQESFAEAVTHLRAALAFDPTYSVAWKWLGKACLGLGDKPGARAAWESGLQAAQARGDQQVVKELQVFIKRLDKEAAAGV, from the coding sequence ATGGAAGGAATGATCGAGCGACTTGAGGCCATGCTGGCCAAGGGCACGGACAACCTGTTGCTGCGGTTCTCGCTGGGCAAGGCCTATGCCGAGCAGGAAAGCTTTGCGGAGGCCGTCACGCATCTGCGCGCGGCGCTGGCGTTCGACCCCACGTATTCCGTCGCCTGGAAATGGCTGGGCAAGGCCTGCCTCGGGCTGGGCGACAAGCCGGGCGCACGCGCCGCGTGGGAATCCGGATTGCAGGCGGCTCAGGCGCGGGGCGACCAGCAGGTCGTCAAGGAATTGCAGGTATTCATCAAGCGCCTGGATAAGGAAGCGGCAGCGGGCGTGTGA
- the phrB gene encoding deoxyribodipyrimidine photo-lyase produces the protein MNTLLWLRTDLRMHDNAALAAAAEAGTVTALFLAAPGQWRQHGDAPAKVDFWLRNLRELSRDLAQAGIPLKLVTVADWRHAPRAVAGFCQEHAIEQVHANAEWGVNERRRDDAVENALADIGVDWTLHHGATLLRPGTVLNGKGECYRVYTPYARTCRERLRSAPLRPIAAPRAQTPPRWKSDPLPESFKGFDAPNDAVRALWPAGETAASDRLTAFADDAIFAYKDERDFPSLPATSCLSPYLAAGVVSPGQALRAALAANQGEIDSGKAGAATWINELLWREFYQHLLAAFPALSMHQPMKPETVAVPWRDAPDDLAAWQQGKTGIPIVDAAMRQLLALGWMHNRLRMVTAMFLSKNLLIDWRLGEAWFMGQLVDGDLAANNGGWQWSASTGADAVPYFRVFNPLSQSRRFDPKGAFLREWLPELAHLDDKAIHDPNPMERAAAGYPEPIVDLAQSRLRALEAFGNLPAA, from the coding sequence ATGAATACGCTGCTCTGGCTGCGCACCGACCTGCGCATGCACGACAACGCCGCGCTCGCAGCGGCGGCCGAGGCCGGCACGGTCACCGCCCTTTTCCTGGCCGCGCCGGGTCAATGGCGCCAGCATGGCGACGCCCCGGCCAAGGTGGATTTCTGGCTGCGCAACCTGCGTGAGCTGTCCCGCGACCTGGCGCAGGCCGGCATTCCCCTCAAACTCGTGACCGTGGCCGACTGGCGCCACGCGCCGCGGGCCGTGGCCGGGTTCTGCCAGGAGCACGCCATCGAACAGGTCCACGCCAACGCCGAATGGGGCGTCAACGAACGTCGCCGCGACGACGCGGTCGAAAACGCCCTGGCGGACATCGGCGTCGACTGGACCCTGCATCATGGCGCGACGCTGCTGCGTCCCGGCACCGTGCTGAACGGCAAGGGCGAGTGCTACCGCGTCTACACGCCCTACGCCCGCACCTGCCGCGAGCGTCTGCGCAGCGCGCCGCTGCGCCCCATTGCCGCGCCGCGCGCCCAGACGCCGCCGCGCTGGAAGTCCGATCCCCTGCCGGAATCGTTCAAAGGGTTCGACGCGCCCAACGACGCGGTGCGCGCGCTGTGGCCGGCGGGCGAAACCGCAGCCAGCGACCGGCTGACCGCCTTTGCCGACGACGCGATCTTTGCGTACAAGGACGAGCGCGATTTCCCCTCGCTGCCCGCAACCAGCTGCCTGTCGCCCTACCTGGCCGCGGGCGTCGTGTCTCCCGGTCAGGCGCTGCGCGCCGCGCTGGCGGCCAACCAGGGCGAGATCGACAGCGGCAAGGCCGGCGCCGCCACCTGGATCAACGAATTGCTGTGGCGCGAGTTCTACCAGCACCTCCTGGCCGCCTTTCCCGCCCTGTCCATGCACCAGCCCATGAAGCCGGAAACCGTCGCCGTGCCGTGGCGCGACGCGCCCGACGACCTGGCGGCCTGGCAGCAGGGCAAGACCGGCATTCCCATCGTGGACGCCGCCATGCGCCAGTTGCTGGCGCTGGGCTGGATGCACAACCGGCTGCGCATGGTGACGGCCATGTTTCTGTCCAAGAACCTGCTGATCGACTGGCGTTTGGGCGAGGCCTGGTTCATGGGTCAGCTCGTGGACGGCGACCTGGCCGCCAACAACGGCGGCTGGCAATGGAGCGCCTCGACGGGCGCCGACGCCGTACCCTATTTCCGCGTCTTCAATCCCTTGTCCCAATCGCGCAGGTTCGATCCGAAAGGCGCATTCCTGCGCGAATGGCTGCCCGAACTGGCGCATCTGGACGACAAGGCGATCCACGACCCCAACCCGATGGAGCGCGCCGCCGCAGGGTATCCGGAGCCGATCGTCGATCTGGCGCAAAGCCGGCTGCGGGCGCTGGAAGCCTTCGGCAATCTGCCCGCTGCGTAG
- a CDS encoding CoA transferase — translation MGNLMDFRPSFLKGRTPAGKTSRDVLQKLWQSVDLPAESLEHVVLTGADPVVPSSFAVGTAAQTSMAAAALAAAEVWHLRGGARQQVSVDMLHAAQECRSHFTINGVTPNIWDPITGVYRCGDGGWVRIHANFAHHRDGALALLGCPTGDGATREAVERALSRWKALDFEQVAADAGMVVSAMRSFEEWDRHPQGQAVAAQPLLTIERIGEADPRPLPKYAQIARPLQDIRVLDLTRIIAGPVCGRALAAYGADVMLVNSPQLPNIDNIIDTSRGKLSVLADLDTADGRIALGNLLRSAHIFVQGYRPGGMSALGFGPLDAARIRPGIVYVSLNAYGTTGPWANRRGFDSLVQTATGFNHAEALAAGQAAPKALPMQILDHASGYLMAFGAQVALARQATEGGSWHVRVSLAQMAHWLRGLGRVDGGLDCAMPGFDGLMETSPSGFGELVAVRHAARFSETPARWIRPSSPPGTHPTVWPFN, via the coding sequence ATGGGAAACCTGATGGACTTCCGACCGTCCTTTCTGAAGGGGCGCACACCCGCAGGCAAGACGTCCCGCGATGTATTGCAGAAGCTCTGGCAATCGGTCGATTTGCCGGCGGAGTCGCTGGAGCACGTGGTGCTGACGGGCGCCGATCCTGTCGTCCCATCGTCATTTGCCGTGGGTACGGCGGCGCAGACCAGCATGGCCGCCGCCGCGCTGGCCGCTGCCGAGGTCTGGCATCTGCGCGGCGGCGCTCGGCAGCAGGTCAGCGTCGACATGCTGCATGCGGCGCAGGAGTGCCGCAGTCACTTCACGATCAACGGCGTCACGCCCAATATCTGGGATCCGATTACGGGCGTCTATCGTTGCGGCGACGGCGGCTGGGTGCGCATCCATGCCAATTTCGCGCATCACCGTGACGGTGCGTTGGCGTTGCTGGGCTGCCCGACGGGCGACGGCGCGACGCGCGAGGCCGTGGAACGCGCGCTGAGCCGCTGGAAGGCGCTGGATTTTGAACAGGTCGCGGCCGATGCCGGCATGGTGGTGTCCGCCATGCGCTCTTTCGAGGAATGGGACCGCCACCCGCAAGGGCAGGCCGTCGCGGCGCAGCCGCTCCTGACCATCGAACGCATTGGCGAGGCCGATCCGCGCCCGCTGCCCAAGTACGCGCAGATTGCGCGTCCGCTGCAGGACATCCGTGTGCTCGACCTGACGCGCATCATCGCCGGACCGGTGTGCGGCCGCGCGTTGGCTGCCTATGGCGCCGACGTGATGCTGGTCAACAGCCCCCAGCTGCCCAATATCGACAACATCATCGACACCAGCCGCGGCAAGCTGTCGGTGCTCGCCGACCTGGACACGGCCGATGGCCGCATCGCGCTGGGCAATTTGCTGCGTAGCGCGCACATTTTTGTGCAGGGTTACCGTCCGGGCGGGATGTCCGCGCTTGGATTCGGTCCGCTGGACGCGGCGCGCATCCGTCCCGGCATCGTCTACGTGTCCTTGAATGCCTATGGCACGACGGGTCCGTGGGCCAACCGGCGCGGTTTTGATTCCCTGGTGCAGACGGCTACCGGCTTCAACCACGCGGAAGCGCTGGCGGCTGGGCAGGCGGCGCCCAAGGCGTTGCCCATGCAGATCCTGGATCATGCCTCGGGTTACTTGATGGCGTTCGGCGCGCAGGTCGCGCTGGCGCGCCAGGCGACCGAAGGCGGCAGCTGGCACGTGCGCGTGTCGCTTGCCCAGATGGCGCACTGGCTGCGTGGCCTGGGCCGGGTCGATGGCGGGTTGGACTGTGCGATGCCCGGATTTGACGGTCTGATGGAAACGTCGCCGTCGGGCTTTGGCGAACTGGTTGCCGTACGGCATGCGGCGCGCTTCTCGGAGACGCCGGCGCGGTGGATCCGGCCGTCCAGCCCCCCGGGTACGCATCCGACGGTCTGGCCGTTCAATTAA
- a CDS encoding YXWGXW repeat-containing protein codes for MSPSFQIARLRPLATAALLAASAAAAAQNVYSTQQVPAPSAPNVYSTQQAPVPSAPNVYSTQQAPVSSAYQPAYDEGDPANANLALVDRSPEPPPPLPVYVQPPAPSDGYLWVPGYWSRNRYGFFWVPGAWVLAPYQGALWTPGYWGFSNGVYLWNAGYWGPHVGFYGGINYGFGYTGLGYVGGYWKRDRFYYNRSVTNVNVTRVTNVYHRDIVVNNVDNRRVSYHGGPQGVRRNADPRELAARHDRHSGPTDVQRGYVRDAGGNRAQFYEHNKGWPPQAYLDHADNGRPGRDGRVQGNSPPQNRLPQDRLPQDRLAQDRQQQVRDQQARDQLRNDQQRQQQAREQQAREQQNRNRQQNDAQTQQQLRQQQMRDQQARQQLQRDQQNQQDLRERRQQDQQARQQRERDDRARQMAQDRQEHEQQAHQQRQRDQQQTQQRHQQQRDQQARQQQQQQRQQQQQQQQSRQQQQRDQQAQQARQQQQRDQQQQRQQQQQQQRDQSRGNGRGGPDGG; via the coding sequence ATGAGCCCTTCCTTCCAGATCGCCCGATTGCGCCCCTTGGCCACCGCAGCCCTTTTGGCGGCCAGCGCGGCCGCTGCCGCGCAGAACGTCTATTCCACGCAGCAGGTACCGGCGCCGTCCGCCCCGAACGTCTACTCCACGCAGCAGGCGCCGGTTCCGTCGGCCCCGAACGTCTATTCCACGCAGCAGGCGCCGGTTTCGTCCGCCTATCAGCCGGCCTACGACGAGGGCGACCCTGCCAATGCGAACCTGGCGCTGGTGGACCGCAGTCCGGAACCGCCGCCGCCCCTGCCGGTGTACGTGCAGCCACCAGCGCCCTCCGATGGCTATCTGTGGGTGCCGGGCTACTGGAGCCGCAACCGTTACGGCTTTTTCTGGGTGCCTGGCGCCTGGGTGCTGGCGCCGTATCAGGGCGCGCTCTGGACGCCCGGCTATTGGGGCTTTTCCAACGGCGTGTATCTCTGGAACGCGGGCTACTGGGGACCGCACGTGGGCTTTTACGGCGGGATCAACTATGGCTTCGGCTATACGGGCCTGGGGTACGTCGGCGGCTACTGGAAGCGCGACCGCTTCTACTACAACCGGTCCGTGACGAACGTGAACGTGACGCGCGTGACCAACGTCTACCACCGCGACATTGTCGTCAACAACGTGGACAACCGCCGTGTCAGCTATCACGGTGGCCCGCAAGGCGTGCGCCGCAACGCTGACCCGCGCGAACTGGCCGCGCGCCACGACCGCCACTCCGGACCCACGGACGTGCAGCGCGGCTACGTGCGCGACGCGGGCGGCAACCGTGCGCAGTTCTACGAACACAACAAGGGATGGCCGCCGCAGGCATATCTGGATCATGCCGACAACGGCAGACCGGGCCGGGATGGCCGCGTGCAGGGCAACAGCCCGCCGCAAAACCGCCTGCCGCAGGACCGCCTGCCGCAGGACCGCCTGGCGCAGGATCGCCAGCAGCAGGTCCGTGACCAGCAGGCGCGCGATCAGCTCAGAAACGACCAGCAGCGCCAGCAGCAAGCTCGCGAGCAGCAAGCCCGTGAGCAGCAGAACCGCAACCGCCAGCAGAACGACGCGCAGACGCAGCAGCAGCTTCGCCAACAGCAGATGCGCGACCAACAGGCACGCCAGCAATTGCAGCGCGACCAGCAGAACCAGCAGGACCTTCGCGAGCGGCGGCAGCAGGATCAACAGGCACGCCAGCAACGCGAACGCGATGACCGCGCGCGGCAAATGGCGCAGGACCGTCAAGAGCACGAACAGCAGGCGCATCAGCAACGGCAGCGTGACCAGCAGCAGACACAGCAACGCCATCAACAGCAGCGCGACCAGCAGGCCCGGCAACAGCAGCAGCAACAACGGCAGCAACAGCAACAACAGCAGCAATCCCGCCAGCAACAGCAACGAGACCAGCAGGCGCAGCAGGCGCGCCAACAGCAGCAGCGCGATCAGCAACAGCAGCGCCAGCAGCAACAGCAGCAACAGCGCGACCAATCCCGCGGCAATGGCCGCGGCGGTCCTGATGGCGGATGA
- a CDS encoding DoxX family protein codes for MIKSDDTGKLILRLTLGILILLHGLAKLTGGGVGGISGMLSSHGLPGFLAYGVYVGEIIAPVLLIIGVYTRLGGLIIAINMVVAILLAHAGQIGGMTNNGGWALELQGMFLFTGLAIAFMGAGRFSLAGNGGRWN; via the coding sequence ATGATCAAGTCCGATGACACCGGCAAGCTGATCCTGCGCCTGACCCTCGGTATTCTGATTCTGCTCCACGGCCTGGCCAAACTGACCGGCGGCGGCGTCGGCGGCATCAGCGGCATGCTGTCCTCCCACGGCTTGCCCGGGTTCCTGGCCTACGGCGTCTACGTGGGCGAAATCATTGCCCCCGTCCTGCTGATCATCGGCGTCTACACCCGTCTGGGCGGCCTGATCATCGCGATCAACATGGTGGTTGCCATCCTGCTGGCGCACGCCGGCCAGATCGGCGGCATGACCAACAACGGCGGCTGGGCGCTGGAACTGCAAGGCATGTTCCTCTTCACCGGCCTGGCAATCGCCTTCATGGGCGCCGGCCGTTTCAGCCTGGCCGGCAACGGCGGCCGCTGGAACTGA
- a CDS encoding peroxiredoxin — translation MKRLAPWFLVCGLLAGTAAHAALPVGAPAPDFSVPASLGGNEYTFKLNEALKQGPVVLYFFPAAFTQGCTIEAHNFAEATDEYKSLGATIIGVSTDNIDTLKKFSVSECRNKFAVAADSDGKVMKAYDAVHDRRPEYAQRVSYVISPEGKILYEFTDMSPESHVTNTMRALRAWKAKQ, via the coding sequence ATGAAGCGCCTTGCCCCCTGGTTCCTGGTATGCGGCCTGCTGGCCGGCACGGCGGCGCATGCCGCGCTGCCCGTCGGCGCGCCCGCACCGGACTTCAGCGTGCCCGCTTCGCTGGGCGGCAACGAATACACGTTCAAACTGAACGAAGCGCTCAAGCAAGGCCCCGTGGTGCTGTATTTCTTCCCGGCGGCCTTCACGCAGGGCTGCACCATCGAAGCCCACAACTTTGCGGAAGCCACCGACGAATACAAATCACTGGGCGCCACCATCATCGGCGTATCCACCGACAACATCGACACGCTCAAGAAGTTCTCGGTCAGCGAATGCCGCAACAAATTTGCCGTCGCGGCGGACAGCGACGGCAAAGTGATGAAGGCATATGACGCCGTGCACGACAGACGGCCGGAATACGCGCAGCGCGTGTCGTATGTGATCTCGCCCGAAGGCAAGATCCTGTATGAATTCACGGACATGAGTCCCGAATCGCACGTCACGAACACGATGCGGGCGCTGCGGGCCTGGAAGGCAAAGCAATAA
- a CDS encoding PAS domain-containing methyl-accepting chemotaxis protein, which translates to MRNNQPVNDRETVLRDEQYLISRTDSRGRIIYANPAFVEVSGFSREELVGSPHNIVRHPDMPPAAFEDLWRTIQRGEPWTGMVKNRRKDGGFYWVLANVTPIIERGTTVCYASVRVKPTRAQIEAAQAAYDSLRLGTAPGIRLHAGQVRPTGWRGVLARLTRGRLTGVRSRMLAWAVLSASLFLTAAAAAIYGLHTRLSSEALYVAAALTAGGVGLIFAAGWGFARSIGGLLGAATDFTRQIAAGNLSTPLSGPLAQDEIGELRFALEVMRKSLVSITRDVHAGIENALKSAADIADGNADLSAHTERQAASLEEAAASMEQLAVTVKQNAANALDADAMANQASDLARRGGQVVDEAAQAMQGIVQSSSRIAEIVGIIDGIAFQTNLLALNAAVEAARAGEAGKGFAVVASEVRSLAQKSATAAREIKALIESSDARVGEGVRHVERAGASMRDIVDSVQQVTRIINEIAATSTDQHAGIDTVSRTITETDSAAQGNAARVEQASQAVENLRTDGARLRHAIEVFRVSSAPPPPVVAESRMRLPVPPTPLAITSNRPAQAGLRN; encoded by the coding sequence ATGCGCAACAATCAGCCGGTCAACGACCGGGAAACCGTATTACGCGACGAGCAGTATCTGATCTCCCGCACCGATTCCCGCGGCCGGATCATCTATGCGAATCCCGCCTTCGTCGAGGTCAGCGGTTTCTCGCGCGAGGAACTGGTCGGCTCGCCGCACAACATCGTCCGCCACCCGGACATGCCGCCCGCCGCCTTCGAAGACCTGTGGCGCACCATCCAGCGCGGCGAACCGTGGACGGGCATGGTCAAGAACCGCCGCAAGGACGGCGGCTTTTATTGGGTGCTGGCCAATGTCACCCCCATCATCGAGCGCGGCACCACCGTTTGCTACGCCTCGGTGCGCGTCAAGCCGACCCGCGCGCAGATCGAGGCCGCGCAAGCCGCCTACGACAGCCTGCGTCTGGGCACGGCGCCTGGCATCCGGCTGCACGCCGGCCAGGTCCGGCCCACGGGGTGGCGCGGCGTCCTGGCCCGGCTGACGCGCGGCCGGCTGACCGGCGTGCGCTCGCGCATGCTGGCGTGGGCGGTGCTGTCGGCCTCCTTGTTTCTGACCGCGGCGGCAGCGGCGATCTACGGTCTGCACACGCGCCTCTCTTCCGAGGCGCTGTATGTTGCCGCGGCATTGACCGCAGGCGGCGTGGGCCTGATCTTCGCGGCGGGCTGGGGCTTTGCCCGGTCCATCGGCGGGCTGCTGGGCGCGGCCACGGACTTCACGCGCCAGATCGCGGCGGGCAACCTGAGCACCCCGCTCTCCGGTCCCCTGGCCCAGGACGAAATCGGCGAACTGAGATTTGCCCTGGAAGTCATGCGCAAAAGCCTGGTCAGCATCACCCGCGACGTGCATGCCGGCATCGAAAACGCCTTGAAATCGGCCGCCGACATCGCGGACGGCAATGCCGATCTGTCGGCCCACACCGAACGTCAGGCCGCGTCACTGGAAGAGGCCGCGGCCAGCATGGAACAACTGGCGGTGACGGTAAAGCAGAACGCGGCAAACGCGCTGGACGCCGATGCCATGGCCAACCAGGCCAGCGACCTTGCGCGGCGTGGCGGCCAAGTGGTCGACGAGGCCGCGCAGGCGATGCAGGGCATCGTCCAAAGCTCGTCGCGCATCGCCGAGATCGTGGGCATCATCGACGGCATCGCCTTCCAGACCAACCTCCTGGCGCTGAACGCCGCCGTCGAAGCCGCGCGCGCCGGCGAGGCCGGCAAGGGCTTCGCGGTGGTCGCCAGCGAAGTGCGCAGCCTCGCACAGAAAAGCGCCACCGCCGCGCGCGAAATCAAGGCGCTGATCGAAAGCTCGGACGCGCGGGTCGGCGAAGGCGTGCGGCACGTCGAACGGGCTGGCGCCAGCATGCGCGACATCGTGGACTCGGTGCAGCAGGTCACGCGCATCATCAACGAGATCGCCGCCACGTCCACCGACCAGCACGCGGGCATCGACACCGTAAGCCGCACGATCACCGAAACCGACAGCGCCGCGCAGGGCAATGCCGCGCGAGTCGAGCAGGCGTCGCAGGCGGTGGAAAACCTGCGCACGGATGGCGCGCGGTTGCGACACGCCATCGAAGTGTTCCGCGTTTCCAGCGCACCGCCCCCTCCCGTCGTCGCCGAATCAAGGATGCGTCTTCCTGTCCCGCCAACGCCGCTCGCCATCACGAGCAATCGCCCGGCCCAGGCTGGACTGCGCAACTGA